One Streptomyces hundungensis DNA segment encodes these proteins:
- the chvE gene encoding multiple monosaccharide ABC transporter substrate-binding protein → MRRTRRAALALVAGSLALALAACGQSSEGGSKDAKKGGKGSTIGIAMPTKSSERWINDGNNMVKQFQDLGYKTELQYGEDNVDQQVAQIENMITKGVDVLVVAAIDGRALSDVLKQAADQHIKVIAYDRLILGSPNVDYYASFDNEKVGVLQASYIIEKLGLKNGGAKGPFNIELFAGSPDDNNTRYFFQGALKTLKPYLDKKQLVVRSGQTELNQVTTLRWDGATAQKRMDDLLTKAYSSARVDAVLSPYDGISIGVLSALRSGGYGTGAKPYPVVTGQDAEVASVKSIVAGNQTQTVYKDTRALAKQAVQMADAVLNNKTPQVNDVKTYNNEKKVVPAFLLDPVSVDKSNYRSVLVDSGYIKASDLT, encoded by the coding sequence ATGCGCCGCACCCGCAGAGCAGCACTCGCCCTCGTCGCAGGATCCCTCGCGCTCGCCCTCGCCGCCTGCGGGCAGAGCAGCGAGGGCGGCAGCAAGGACGCCAAGAAGGGTGGCAAGGGTTCCACCATCGGCATCGCCATGCCGACCAAGTCGTCCGAGCGGTGGATCAACGACGGCAACAACATGGTCAAGCAGTTCCAGGACCTCGGATACAAGACCGAGCTCCAGTACGGCGAGGACAACGTCGACCAGCAGGTGGCCCAGATCGAGAACATGATCACCAAGGGCGTGGACGTGCTGGTGGTCGCCGCCATCGACGGCCGGGCCCTGAGCGACGTCCTCAAGCAGGCCGCCGATCAGCACATCAAGGTCATCGCCTACGACCGGCTCATCCTCGGCTCGCCGAACGTCGACTACTACGCGTCGTTCGACAACGAGAAGGTGGGCGTGCTCCAAGCCTCGTACATCATCGAGAAGTTGGGGCTGAAGAACGGCGGCGCCAAGGGTCCCTTCAACATCGAGCTCTTCGCCGGCTCGCCCGACGACAACAACACCCGGTACTTCTTCCAGGGCGCCCTCAAGACGCTCAAGCCCTACCTCGACAAGAAGCAGCTGGTGGTCCGCAGCGGCCAGACCGAGCTCAACCAGGTCACCACCTTGCGCTGGGACGGCGCGACCGCCCAGAAGCGCATGGACGACCTGCTGACCAAGGCGTACTCCTCGGCCCGCGTCGACGCGGTGCTCTCGCCGTACGACGGCATTTCCATCGGCGTCCTGTCGGCGTTGCGCTCCGGAGGTTACGGGACCGGCGCCAAGCCGTACCCCGTGGTGACCGGGCAGGACGCCGAGGTGGCATCGGTGAAGTCGATCGTCGCGGGCAACCAGACGCAGACGGTCTACAAGGACACCCGGGCGCTCGCCAAACAGGCCGTGCAGATGGCCGACGCCGTCCTGAACAACAAGACGCCCCAGGTCAACGACGTCAAGACATACAACAACGAGAAGAAGGTCGTGCCCGCCTTCCTCCTCGACCCGGTGAGCGTCGACAAGTCCAACTACCGCTCCGTACTGGTCGATTCGGGCTACATCAAGGCGAGTGACCTGACGTGA
- a CDS encoding LamG-like jellyroll fold domain-containing protein — MTRPTPHPASGPSRRAIVAALGALPLAGAAGPAFAASRTGTAASALPSPVAHWSFDEAAGTTAADGSGHGHTLTLVDGAKWGAAKSGAAALDVSAGGSATTPGPVVDTARSFSVAAWVRLTGTTGYQTFVSVDGAAVSGFYLQLRDDTGTFAFTRLASDATSANGGAAVAGAASAPVTGAWYHLLGVDDTAAGVVRLYVNGVLEGEAPYAGGWRATGATAVGRGLFGGARVDQAHALIDDVQIFDTALTATDAATLAGVPIDSTQPLLTVDTTHPGPGVSTELGGIFFEDINHSGEGGLYAELVNNRSFMAAATPLHWSAVGAATLTIDTAQPLNSALTQSLRVNVTQAGGGVANEGFWGIPVRPSTTYRASLYAKSTGGTGGLTVSLTGTDGRVYATGTTGPLTGSWHKHELTLRTAPGAPTTADARLTVTSPAPGTLWLSQVSLFPPTYKNRPNGLRVDLMEKLAALQPAFLRFPGGNYLEGNVVADRFDWKKTIGPVEQRPGHSNSAWGYWSTDGLGLPEYLQMTEDLGCMPLLCVYAGYSLRGDHVTGDALKPFVQDAVDQIEYITGPTTSPWGARRAADGHPAPFPLQYVEIGNEDWFDRSGSYEERYAAFHDAIKARFPALKLIATTPVASRPYDLIDEHYYQSAAAFQAGSHKYDRRDRTGPKVFVGEWAAQEGRPTPDLNAALGDASWLVGLIRNSDQVLMESYAPLFSHVRDNTWATNLIAYDALTSYNSPSYYAQQLLLTRRGTVVLPTAVRALPGLNVVTTHDPATRRILLAVVNTSGSARRTTITLRGVARTEASASVVVLAGASPQATNTLTDPLAVLPRGGTVNGVAPTFTATFGPYSVTVLEVRTL; from the coding sequence ATGACACGACCCACCCCGCACCCGGCCTCCGGCCCCAGTCGCAGAGCGATCGTGGCCGCGCTCGGCGCGCTGCCCCTGGCCGGCGCGGCCGGCCCCGCCTTCGCCGCCTCCCGCACCGGGACCGCAGCGTCCGCGCTTCCCTCGCCCGTCGCCCACTGGTCCTTCGACGAAGCCGCCGGGACGACGGCCGCCGACGGTTCGGGGCACGGGCACACCCTCACGCTCGTCGACGGGGCGAAGTGGGGCGCGGCCAAATCCGGTGCGGCCGCCCTCGACGTCTCGGCGGGCGGCAGCGCGACGACACCCGGCCCGGTGGTGGACACCGCCAGGAGCTTCAGCGTCGCGGCATGGGTGCGGCTCACCGGCACCACCGGATACCAGACCTTCGTCTCCGTCGACGGGGCCGCGGTGAGCGGCTTCTACCTCCAACTCCGGGACGACACCGGCACGTTCGCGTTCACCCGCCTCGCCTCGGACGCGACCTCCGCCAACGGCGGAGCGGCCGTCGCCGGAGCAGCGTCGGCGCCCGTGACCGGTGCCTGGTACCACCTGCTCGGCGTCGACGACACGGCGGCCGGCGTCGTCCGGCTCTACGTCAACGGCGTCCTGGAGGGCGAGGCGCCCTACGCCGGGGGCTGGCGCGCCACCGGCGCGACCGCCGTCGGCCGGGGCCTGTTCGGCGGTGCCCGCGTCGACCAGGCCCATGCCCTCATCGACGACGTCCAGATCTTCGACACCGCCCTCACCGCCACCGACGCGGCCACCCTCGCGGGCGTGCCCATCGACTCCACCCAGCCCCTCCTGACCGTCGACACCACCCACCCCGGCCCCGGGGTCAGCACCGAACTCGGCGGGATCTTCTTCGAGGACATCAACCACAGCGGCGAGGGCGGCCTGTACGCCGAACTCGTCAACAACCGCAGCTTCATGGCCGCCGCCACCCCGCTCCACTGGAGCGCCGTCGGCGCCGCCACCCTCACCATCGACACGGCCCAGCCACTCAACTCCGCCCTCACCCAGTCCCTGCGGGTGAACGTCACGCAGGCCGGCGGCGGCGTCGCCAACGAGGGTTTCTGGGGCATCCCGGTCCGCCCCTCCACCACCTACCGGGCCTCCCTCTACGCCAAGTCGACCGGGGGAACCGGCGGCCTGACGGTGTCCCTCACCGGAACAGACGGCCGGGTGTACGCCACCGGAACCACCGGCCCCCTGACCGGTTCCTGGCACAAACACGAACTCACCCTGCGCACCGCCCCCGGCGCCCCCACCACCGCCGATGCCCGCCTCACCGTCACCTCGCCCGCGCCCGGCACGCTCTGGCTGAGCCAGGTCTCCCTCTTCCCGCCCACCTACAAGAACCGTCCCAACGGGCTGCGCGTCGACCTGATGGAGAAGCTCGCCGCCCTGCAACCGGCCTTCCTGCGCTTCCCCGGCGGCAACTACCTCGAAGGCAACGTCGTGGCGGACCGCTTCGACTGGAAGAAGACCATCGGACCCGTCGAACAGCGCCCCGGGCACTCCAACTCCGCCTGGGGCTACTGGTCCACGGACGGCCTCGGCCTGCCCGAATACCTCCAGATGACCGAGGACCTCGGGTGCATGCCGCTGCTGTGCGTCTACGCCGGATACTCCCTGCGGGGCGACCACGTCACCGGCGACGCGCTCAAGCCCTTCGTGCAGGACGCCGTCGACCAGATCGAGTACATCACCGGCCCCACCACCTCCCCCTGGGGCGCCCGCCGCGCCGCCGACGGCCACCCCGCGCCGTTCCCGTTGCAGTACGTCGAGATAGGCAACGAGGACTGGTTCGACCGGTCCGGCTCCTACGAGGAGCGCTACGCCGCCTTCCACGACGCGATCAAGGCCCGCTTCCCCGCGCTGAAGCTGATCGCCACGACGCCGGTGGCATCACGCCCGTACGACCTGATCGACGAGCACTACTACCAGTCCGCCGCCGCCTTCCAGGCCGGCTCCCACAAGTACGACCGGCGCGACCGCACCGGCCCCAAGGTGTTCGTCGGGGAGTGGGCCGCGCAGGAGGGCCGGCCCACGCCCGACCTCAACGCCGCACTCGGCGACGCCTCCTGGCTCGTGGGTCTCATCCGCAACTCCGACCAGGTCCTGATGGAGTCCTACGCCCCGCTGTTCAGCCACGTACGGGACAACACCTGGGCCACCAACCTCATCGCCTATGACGCGCTGACCAGTTACAACTCGCCGAGCTACTACGCTCAGCAACTCCTTTTGACACGGCGCGGAACGGTCGTCCTGCCGACCGCGGTGCGCGCCCTGCCGGGGCTCAACGTCGTCACCACCCACGACCCGGCCACCCGCCGCATCCTCCTCGCGGTGGTCAACACCTCGGGCTCCGCGCGGCGAACCACCATCACCCTGCGAGGCGTCGCCCGTACCGAGGCCTCCGCGAGCGTGGTCGTGCTCGCCGGGGCGAGTCCCCAGGCCACCAACACGCTGACCGATCCCCTCGCTGTGCTGCCGCGCGGAGGCACCGTGAATGGCGTGGCTCCCACCTTCACCGCCACCTTCGGCCCGTACTCGGTCACGGTCCTGGAGGTGCGCACCCTCTGA
- a CDS encoding DUF3303 family protein, whose protein sequence is MRVLLKAKLDTEKANEAIRGGTMEKTMQSAMEMLRPEAAYFTAQDGCRTAIIVFDLADTSDIPRLTEPFMQDLGAKVEMSPVMNREDLARGLAARG, encoded by the coding sequence GTGCGCGTACTGCTCAAGGCCAAGCTCGACACAGAGAAGGCCAACGAGGCCATTCGCGGGGGGACCATGGAGAAGACGATGCAGTCCGCGATGGAGATGCTGCGACCCGAGGCCGCCTACTTCACCGCCCAGGACGGTTGTCGTACGGCCATCATCGTCTTCGACCTCGCCGACACGTCCGACATCCCGAGGCTCACCGAGCCCTTCATGCAGGACCTCGGCGCCAAGGTGGAGATGTCACCGGTCATGAACAGGGAAGACCTGGCGAGGGGCCTCGCCGCTCGCGGCTGA
- a CDS encoding zinc-dependent alcohol dehydrogenase encodes MSSRAIVVDAPGAHRLVTGERPEPGPDEVVVRVAAAGICLSDREVYDGRRDSGYVRYPLTPGHEWAGTVEAAGPGVDPALVGRRTVAEGFRACGRCERCRHGETSLCAGPYAETGFTHAGGFADHVVVPARLLHLLADDADLRAAALLEPAAVVAAAVRAGAPEPGERIAVVGAGTLGLLAVQLVSGYSPRELTVIDPRLERADLALGMGATESLTPEASHAERGRFDLVVETAGAPSTAADATLLARRGGRVVLTGMFAPGATGIDPVHLSLNQLTVRSVFGASSAAWSFAVRAYAAGRIDPAALITHEFPLERYADALALVGGGDPTTGKVLLRP; translated from the coding sequence ATGAGCAGCCGCGCGATCGTCGTCGACGCACCGGGCGCCCACCGCCTGGTCACCGGCGAGCGCCCGGAACCGGGGCCGGACGAGGTGGTCGTGCGGGTGGCTGCCGCGGGCATCTGCCTGAGCGACCGCGAGGTGTACGACGGCCGTCGCGACTCGGGGTACGTCCGCTATCCGCTGACGCCAGGCCATGAGTGGGCCGGGACGGTTGAGGCGGCCGGGCCCGGCGTCGACCCCGCGCTCGTCGGACGCCGGACCGTCGCCGAGGGCTTCCGCGCCTGCGGCAGGTGCGAGCGGTGCCGGCACGGCGAGACCTCGCTGTGCGCGGGCCCGTACGCCGAAACCGGGTTCACACACGCCGGGGGCTTCGCCGACCACGTGGTGGTCCCGGCCCGGCTGCTGCACCTCCTGGCCGATGACGCCGATCTGCGTGCCGCGGCCCTGCTCGAACCGGCCGCGGTGGTCGCCGCCGCGGTGCGGGCCGGCGCTCCCGAGCCGGGTGAGCGGATCGCCGTGGTGGGCGCGGGCACCTTGGGGCTGCTCGCCGTCCAGCTCGTCTCGGGCTACTCGCCCCGCGAGCTCACGGTGATCGACCCCCGCCTGGAACGGGCCGACCTGGCCCTGGGGATGGGGGCCACCGAGTCCCTCACCCCCGAGGCGTCGCACGCGGAGCGCGGCCGCTTCGATCTCGTGGTCGAGACGGCCGGCGCGCCCTCCACGGCCGCGGACGCGACCCTGCTCGCCCGGCGCGGCGGCCGGGTCGTCCTGACCGGAATGTTCGCCCCGGGCGCGACCGGCATCGACCCGGTGCACCTCTCGCTGAACCAGCTCACCGTGCGCAGCGTCTTCGGCGCCTCCTCGGCCGCCTGGTCGTTCGCCGTGCGGGCGTACGCCGCCGGGCGGATCGATCCGGCGGCCCTGATCACCCACGAATTCCCCCTGGAGCGGTACGCCGACGCGCTCGCCCTGGTCGGCGGCGGCGACCCCACGACCGGGAAGGTCCTACTGCGGCCCTAG
- a CDS encoding mandelate racemase/muconate lactonizing enzyme family protein, protein MRITGITTHVVGTPWRNLSYVQVHTDEGLTGVGETRMLGRTDALMGYLREAEVNHIAGSDPFAIEDLVRRMKYGDYGRAGEIVMSGIAVVEMACWDIKGKALGVPVWQLLGGRVTDRVKAYANGWYTTERTPEAYHKAAHAVVERGYRALKIDPFGTGHFELDRQQSLYAVSLIEAVRDAIGPDTELMLEMHGRFSPATAVRLAHELAPFDPAWLEEPVPPENLKALSKVASKVDIPVATGERIHDRIEFRELFESGAVDIIQPDVGHIGGILETRKLAATAETHYTLVAPHNVGGSVLTAASLQVAGCTPNFKILEHFNDFADADIKKVVKGAPQVVDGYFELSDAPGLGVELDVDAAAEFPQQQARFDLWAEGWEKRDPSGTRG, encoded by the coding sequence TTGCGAATCACGGGAATCACCACCCACGTCGTCGGGACCCCCTGGCGAAACCTCAGCTATGTCCAGGTCCACACCGACGAGGGCCTCACAGGCGTCGGCGAGACCCGGATGCTCGGCCGCACCGACGCGCTGATGGGCTATCTCCGCGAGGCGGAGGTCAACCACATCGCCGGGTCCGACCCGTTCGCGATCGAGGACCTGGTGCGGCGGATGAAGTACGGCGACTACGGCCGGGCCGGCGAGATCGTGATGTCGGGCATCGCCGTGGTGGAGATGGCCTGTTGGGACATTAAGGGCAAGGCCCTCGGCGTCCCGGTGTGGCAGCTGCTCGGCGGCCGGGTGACCGACCGCGTCAAGGCGTACGCGAACGGCTGGTACACCACCGAGCGGACCCCGGAGGCCTACCACAAGGCCGCCCACGCGGTCGTCGAGCGCGGCTACCGGGCGCTGAAGATCGACCCGTTCGGCACCGGACACTTCGAGCTCGACCGGCAACAGTCCCTGTACGCCGTCTCGTTGATCGAGGCGGTGCGGGACGCGATCGGTCCGGACACCGAGCTGATGCTGGAGATGCACGGCCGCTTCTCGCCGGCCACCGCCGTACGCCTGGCCCACGAGCTCGCGCCGTTCGACCCGGCGTGGCTGGAGGAGCCGGTGCCGCCGGAGAACCTCAAGGCCCTGTCGAAGGTCGCGTCCAAGGTCGACATCCCGGTCGCGACCGGTGAACGCATCCACGACCGGATCGAGTTCCGCGAACTCTTCGAGTCGGGGGCCGTCGACATCATCCAGCCGGACGTCGGCCACATCGGCGGCATCCTGGAGACCAGGAAGCTCGCCGCGACCGCCGAGACCCACTACACCCTGGTCGCGCCGCACAACGTGGGAGGCTCGGTGCTCACCGCCGCCTCCCTCCAAGTGGCGGGCTGCACACCGAACTTCAAGATCCTGGAGCACTTCAACGACTTCGCGGACGCCGACATCAAGAAGGTCGTCAAGGGCGCGCCGCAGGTGGTGGACGGCTACTTCGAGCTGTCCGACGCCCCCGGCCTCGGCGTCGAGCTCGACGTGGACGCGGCGGCCGAATTCCCGCAGCAGCAGGCCCGGTTCGACCTGTGGGCGGAAGGCTGGGAGAAGCGCGACCCCTCGGGGACCCGGGGATGA
- the mmsA gene encoding multiple monosaccharide ABC transporter ATP-binding protein, with translation MRSIVKTFPGVRALSDVSLTVARGEVHAICGENGAGKSTLMKVLSGVHPHGSYEGEVLFQGEPCAFKDIRASEARGIVIIHQELALVPYLSIAENIFLGNEHATRGVISWHETLLHASRLLKRVGLSEHPGTRVADIGVGKQQLVEIAKALSKEVKLLILDEPTAALNDDDSAHLLDLILELKEQGITSIVISHKLNEIAAVADSVTVIRDGRTIETLDVRDPATSEDRIIRAMVGRDLDHRFPDRTPHPGDPGAEPALEVRGWTVHHPIDQQRKVVDDVSLRVRRGEIVGIAGLMGAGRTELAMSLFGRSYGRNISGSVHKDGREIRTRTVPEAVGHGIAYVTEDRKQYGLNLIDSIARNITTAALGKVSRRGVVDEHEERRVAESYRRSMNIKTPTVFEQVGRLSGGNQQKVVLSKWIFAGPDVLILDEPTRGIDVGAKYEIYTVIDQLAAQGKAVVFISSELPELLGMCDRIYTMAAGRLTGEVSRAEATQEVLMRHMTTDKR, from the coding sequence ATGCGCTCCATCGTCAAGACGTTCCCGGGGGTGCGCGCCCTGTCCGACGTGTCGCTCACGGTGGCGCGGGGCGAGGTCCACGCGATCTGCGGCGAGAACGGCGCGGGCAAGTCCACCCTGATGAAGGTCCTCAGCGGGGTGCATCCGCACGGGAGTTACGAGGGTGAGGTCCTCTTCCAGGGCGAGCCGTGCGCCTTCAAGGACATCCGGGCGAGCGAGGCGCGCGGGATCGTCATCATCCACCAGGAGCTCGCCCTGGTGCCCTATCTGTCGATCGCCGAGAACATCTTCCTCGGCAACGAGCACGCCACCCGGGGCGTCATCAGCTGGCACGAGACGCTTCTGCACGCCTCCCGGCTCCTGAAGCGGGTGGGTCTGAGCGAGCATCCGGGGACCCGGGTCGCGGACATCGGGGTCGGCAAGCAGCAGCTGGTGGAGATCGCCAAGGCCCTGTCCAAGGAGGTGAAGCTGCTCATCCTGGACGAGCCGACGGCCGCGCTCAACGACGACGACAGCGCCCATCTCCTCGATCTGATCCTGGAGTTGAAGGAGCAGGGCATCACCTCGATCGTCATCTCGCACAAGCTGAACGAGATCGCGGCGGTCGCCGACTCCGTCACCGTCATCCGCGACGGCCGCACCATCGAGACCCTCGACGTGCGGGACCCGGCGACGAGCGAGGACCGCATCATCCGCGCCATGGTCGGCCGCGATCTCGACCACCGCTTCCCCGACCGCACGCCCCACCCCGGCGACCCGGGCGCGGAGCCTGCCCTGGAGGTGCGCGGCTGGACCGTGCACCACCCCATCGACCAGCAGCGCAAGGTCGTCGACGACGTCTCCTTGCGGGTACGGCGGGGCGAGATCGTCGGGATCGCCGGTCTGATGGGCGCCGGGCGCACCGAACTCGCGATGAGCCTGTTCGGCCGCTCCTACGGGCGCAACATCAGCGGTTCGGTCCACAAGGACGGCCGGGAGATCCGGACGCGGACCGTGCCCGAGGCGGTGGGCCACGGCATCGCGTACGTCACCGAGGACCGCAAGCAGTACGGCCTCAACCTCATCGACAGCATCGCCCGGAACATCACCACCGCCGCGCTCGGCAAGGTGTCACGGCGCGGGGTGGTCGACGAGCACGAGGAGCGGCGGGTCGCCGAGTCCTACCGCCGCTCCATGAACATCAAGACACCCACGGTCTTCGAGCAGGTCGGACGGTTGTCCGGCGGCAACCAGCAGAAGGTCGTGCTCAGCAAGTGGATCTTCGCGGGTCCCGATGTGCTGATCCTCGACGAGCCGACCCGCGGCATCGACGTGGGTGCCAAGTACGAGATCTACACCGTCATCGACCAGCTCGCGGCCCAAGGCAAGGCGGTCGTCTTCATCTCCTCGGAACTCCCCGAACTGCTCGGCATGTGCGACCGCATCTACACGATGGCGGCCGGCCGGCTCACCGGTGAGGTCTCGCGGGCCGAGGCGACGCAAGAAGTGCTGATGCGCCACATGACCACGGACAAGAGGTAG
- a CDS encoding amidohydrolase family protein, which yields MDRDTTATPLSSLSRRQLLAAAGAAGALTAVGVVPAPALAAPRAGHSLSFTASTNGAASLSPTGDRLIAEVQDVLWSLPRSGGRAEPLTPADLEPTRPVYAPDGALIAFCAYRGGGYHLWTMRPDGSELLRRTDGPWDDRGPAWSPDGTRLVFSSERGGDPVAGSPYRIHVLDLRTGALSRLTGRPGQDGPLQDAPWEDFDPSWSPDGTRILFVRAGAVTTPFGLSVDARTVASVPARGAGAVTVAYTETENAQLMTPSLAPDGRRLALLRTTAAPSASCTLVVDGKPVPVTGDIAPVPPRWTAEGELLLTVDGRFTLVRPDDPAKPEVIDFEGVLPVERPRYQVKSYDLGEERVRPVRGIHLPALSPDGRRVAFAALNSLWIADISGSRPPERLRQAAPTGYLLGPVWARDGGSLVYADDRDGLLGVYRRDLADGAESALATGGRVHPALSPDGSRLAAIDMSGRLVVRDLASGTERVLVTALGGGGLPGRPSWSPDGRHVALCDRNRLNLRFREGYNVIRVVDTTTGADRLHAVAPHVSIADRYDSGPVWSPDGRWMAVIVESALCLVPVGPDGTPQGPPRTLTTEPADHPSWSGDSRTLLYLSGTRLRLIGVDGGSARTVRVALDQRRPAPADTVVHAGRLWDGTGESVRDDVDIVVRAGRVASVEPHRRRAARRTVDASERTVVPGLWDTHTHPWQSTYGGRQSVGQLTYGITTAVSLGGFAYEQARIREAVATGQLAGPRLLTTGELLDGSRVAYSMGRAHRTGAGLRRSLERGAALDWDFVKTYVRAPSWLMEEAARFAHERLGVRSGSHLISPGVEVGQDLTTHLLATQRAEFGHATSATGRAYQDVLEIYTAHGINFALIATPFTSAPLLGADPALADDPRVTAVMPPWDAAAVRKSATLPPTAAQLATLAKEIDVYRRVLDGGGLVALGTDQPLVPVGLSLHLGLRALHRGGLSPAAALRTATLHPARLFGLDKDLGTVEPGKLADLTLVDGDPFSDFDSLVRTTGVLRAGVPYTTDALVAEFEPHERHAAAGAENWLEVGRLMRRDGCCDGGR from the coding sequence ATGGACCGTGACACCACCGCCACCCCCCTCTCCTCCCTCTCCCGCCGTCAACTCCTCGCCGCCGCGGGCGCCGCCGGGGCGCTCACCGCCGTGGGCGTCGTGCCGGCGCCCGCCCTCGCGGCGCCCCGCGCCGGGCACTCCCTGTCGTTCACGGCCTCCACCAACGGCGCCGCGAGCCTCTCGCCCACAGGGGACCGGCTGATCGCCGAGGTGCAGGACGTGCTGTGGTCGCTGCCCCGCTCCGGCGGCAGGGCCGAACCGCTGACCCCCGCCGACCTCGAACCCACCCGGCCCGTATACGCCCCCGACGGCGCGCTCATCGCGTTCTGCGCCTACCGGGGCGGCGGCTACCACCTGTGGACCATGCGGCCCGACGGGTCCGAGCTGCTCCGGCGCACCGACGGCCCCTGGGACGACCGGGGCCCCGCCTGGTCGCCCGACGGCACCCGCCTCGTCTTCTCCTCCGAACGCGGCGGCGACCCCGTGGCAGGCAGCCCGTACCGCATTCACGTACTCGACCTGCGCACCGGCGCGCTGTCCCGCCTCACCGGACGGCCGGGCCAGGACGGCCCGCTCCAGGACGCCCCCTGGGAGGACTTCGACCCGAGCTGGTCTCCCGACGGCACACGCATCCTGTTCGTCCGCGCCGGGGCCGTCACCACGCCCTTCGGGCTCTCGGTGGACGCCAGAACCGTCGCCTCCGTCCCCGCGCGGGGAGCGGGCGCGGTCACTGTGGCGTACACGGAGACCGAGAACGCCCAGCTCATGACGCCGAGCCTCGCTCCCGACGGCCGCCGTCTCGCCCTGCTGCGCACCACCGCCGCCCCCAGCGCCTCCTGCACCCTGGTCGTCGACGGCAAGCCCGTCCCGGTCACCGGCGACATCGCGCCGGTGCCGCCGCGCTGGACGGCCGAAGGGGAACTGCTCCTCACCGTCGACGGCCGGTTCACCCTCGTGCGCCCGGACGACCCGGCGAAGCCCGAGGTGATCGACTTCGAGGGCGTGCTGCCCGTCGAGCGGCCGCGCTACCAGGTCAAGTCGTACGACCTCGGCGAGGAACGGGTGCGTCCGGTGCGGGGCATCCATCTGCCCGCGCTGTCGCCCGACGGCCGACGCGTGGCCTTCGCCGCCCTCAACTCCCTCTGGATCGCCGACATTTCGGGCTCCCGCCCGCCGGAGCGGCTGCGCCAGGCCGCCCCCACCGGCTATCTCCTGGGCCCCGTCTGGGCGCGCGACGGAGGCTCGCTCGTGTACGCCGACGACCGCGACGGGCTGCTCGGCGTCTACCGCAGAGACCTCGCCGACGGCGCGGAGAGCGCGCTCGCCACGGGCGGCCGGGTCCATCCCGCGCTGTCGCCCGACGGCAGCCGGCTCGCCGCGATCGACATGAGCGGGCGACTGGTCGTACGCGACCTCGCGAGCGGCACCGAACGCGTCCTGGTGACCGCGCTCGGCGGCGGCGGGCTGCCCGGCCGGCCGAGCTGGTCGCCGGACGGCCGCCATGTCGCCCTGTGCGACCGCAACCGCCTCAACCTGCGCTTCCGCGAGGGCTACAACGTCATTCGGGTCGTCGACACCACCACCGGCGCGGACCGTCTGCACGCCGTGGCGCCCCACGTCTCCATCGCCGACCGCTACGACTCGGGGCCCGTCTGGTCGCCCGACGGCCGCTGGATGGCCGTCATCGTGGAATCCGCGCTGTGCCTGGTCCCCGTCGGCCCGGACGGCACCCCGCAGGGCCCACCGCGCACCCTCACCACCGAGCCCGCCGACCACCCCTCGTGGTCCGGCGACTCCAGGACGCTCCTGTACCTCTCCGGGACCCGGCTGCGGCTCATCGGCGTCGACGGCGGCTCCGCGCGCACCGTGCGGGTGGCGCTCGACCAGCGCAGGCCCGCCCCCGCCGACACCGTGGTGCACGCGGGGCGGCTGTGGGACGGCACGGGCGAGTCGGTGCGCGACGACGTCGACATCGTGGTGCGCGCCGGCCGTGTCGCCTCGGTCGAACCCCACCGCAGGCGCGCGGCCCGGCGCACCGTCGACGCCTCCGAGCGGACCGTCGTCCCCGGACTCTGGGACACCCACACCCATCCGTGGCAGAGCACCTACGGCGGCCGTCAGAGCGTCGGCCAGCTCACCTACGGCATCACCACCGCGGTGTCGCTCGGAGGCTTCGCCTACGAACAGGCCCGCATCCGCGAGGCGGTGGCCACCGGACAGCTCGCCGGGCCGCGCCTGCTGACCACGGGCGAGCTGCTCGACGGCTCCCGGGTCGCCTACAGCATGGGCCGCGCCCACCGCACCGGCGCGGGCCTCAGGCGTTCCCTGGAACGGGGTGCCGCACTGGACTGGGACTTCGTCAAGACCTATGTAAGGGCGCCCAGTTGGCTGATGGAGGAGGCCGCGCGGTTCGCCCACGAACGTCTCGGGGTGCGTTCGGGAAGTCACCTGATCTCCCCGGGCGTCGAGGTCGGCCAGGACCTGACGACCCATCTGTTGGCCACCCAACGCGCCGAGTTCGGGCACGCGACGTCCGCGACCGGCCGCGCCTACCAGGACGTGCTGGAGATCTACACCGCCCACGGCATCAACTTCGCCCTCATCGCCACGCCCTTCACCTCGGCGCCCCTGCTCGGTGCGGACCCCGCACTCGCCGACGACCCCCGGGTCACCGCGGTGATGCCGCCCTGGGACGCGGCGGCCGTGCGGAAGTCGGCGACACTGCCGCCCACCGCGGCCCAACTGGCCACCCTGGCAAAGGAGATCGACGTGTACCGCCGGGTCCTCGACGGGGGAGGCCTGGTCGCCCTCGGCACGGACCAGCCCCTCGTCCCCGTCGGGCTCTCCCTCCACCTCGGCCTGCGCGCCCTGCACCGGGGCGGCCTCTCACCGGCCGCGGCGCTGCGCACCGCCACGCTCCACCCGGCCCGCCTGTTCGGGCTCGACAAGGACCTGGGCACCGTCGAGCCGGGCAAGCTGGCCGACCTCACGCTGGTCGACGGGGACCCCTTCAGCGACTTCGACTCGCTGGTGCGTACCACGGGGGTGCTGCGAGCAGGGGTGCCGTACACGACCGACGCGCTGGTGGCGGAGTTCGAACCGCACGAGCGCCATGCGGCGGCCGGCGCCGAGAACTGGCTGGAGGTGGGCCGCCTGATGCGCCGCGACGGCTGCTGCGACGGGGGCCGCTGA